The Rosa chinensis cultivar Old Blush chromosome 7, RchiOBHm-V2, whole genome shotgun sequence DNA segment TAGTTTTCGGGTGGCCGGCAAGTTAGCAAGAGAGGATTGACCCTGCCCACGACTTTGCTTCCTAAACACATTTAGAAAACTATTATTAATGTTATATACTGCTACTGCACAACCTAAGagcaaaacaattaaaacagCTACTATGATAATATTAAAACTAAACATCACATCAAACTTTGCTACTGCTCTACAAGATATCAAACCTCACATACACAACAATCAACCACCTGCTACTACTattacacaaattcaaacaCCTGCTACCTCTCTACTACAATCGTACCACAATTATAAACTATCAGACACTAAAATCACAATACTCCAATTATAAACCAACTCAGACCTCAAACTTCAGGATTGAATATATATTCCTGTACCAATTATGCAAAAACACATAAGGTAAAAAACCAAcacacaaattcaaaattgaaaagtaaaaagaaaaaagaagaatcaaattCAACCTAAAACAAGTTCAATAATTCAAAACGAAACAAATTGAACCAAAACTAGAAGAAATTCACAAGAAATTGGATGAATCAGTAGATGATCAAAATATTAGAAAGCATGAAATTGACACAGAAGCATGAATTTGAAGCATGACGACATGAAGAATCATAAAACTAACCTGGAAATTTGATCGTTTCAATAGGAGAAGAGAAATTGGAAAGCTTCCATGGACGGGTTCTCTCACTGCTttcaaattaaagaagaagaagaagaagaagaaggggtcaccaacgagagagagagagagagagagagagaggcggtcTCTCCTTGACGTTAGCAGAAAGGGAAtaaagaacccaaaataataagtTAAGGGTAAATAAGTAATTTACCTTAtaacatgtggcaagtggagagcatatTATCATTTTCTATAAGATTTTGTCCTTGGATATTTAATTTCATCTTTAAATGATGTATCTGTGAATCTGTCAAACAATTTCAATAACTTATATGCAATTTGTTATATAATATATCAAGGAGAGTTTGTGAGGTGAGAGACTTGCAAGATTTAAACCATTTTGCATAAtaggaaaaaattaaaaaaagaggaCAGATATGCGTAcaatagaacttaatttattcaATATGACAAGACTTCAATACATGCTGATTGGACTGTTGCTAACATGTAGAAGAAGGAATTAACAACATGAGACTACGGAAGTTCCAACAAAGACCCCTATTCCAACAGAAAAGGGGATTTTGGGAACCCAACACAACACCAAACCAGAGGAAGGAAACCTTATTCGAATTAGGATAGAGCTTATAAGCTTTATTTAAAGCTGGAATGCCAGATTATATATTATATGCAAGCCAATGGTACCATTTGGATCATAGACTAGCCTAACTATTCATCTTCCTCGTGATCATCCAACACCCAAGAGCCATCATCCATTTGGATCATAGACTTATTCTTCTCAGTCCACCACTGAGCAACTATATTATGTTCATCCTTCACGCCATCAATAAACTTGTTTACCAGTGCCAGATCACGATCAACTTCCAATTTGAAATCAGAACTTTTGATCCCCTGTGTCCCTGCAACTCCATGCAAGTAAGCCTCCAGATCGTGCAAATGGATAAGTTTTTCTGTGACATTAGTATCAGGAATAACTTTCAAGAACGGCGACTTGAGAGTGTCGATTCTCAACTCTTTTCCGACATGAACATAATCCACCGATTCTAGTGCTTTAGGGACGATATCTTGGTCATTTGTGACACGCAAGACGTGAAGATTTTCAAGACCAGAAAGTACAATTTTAAAACCCTGGTTTCCAAGACGAGGGCAGGCAAACACAATAGCTGTGACAGGAATGACCTTATTTGGTTGATCTGTCATTTTATTGTATCCGTTATGAACAATATCAGACGCATTTAGAATTGCGAGTGCAGCACCCATGCTGTGACCAGTGACAGTAATGCTGATTTCTTCACCCTTGTATTCATCAAGTACTTCTTTAAGTGCAGCTAGAGCCTGAGACATAGAAAAGAAATTATTAAATCTGAACTCCGTCACTTAATTAGTACATGCAGTTAATCATATTGTGGTTAATCACTTAAGAGGCTAGGATCGGCTTATCTACGTAACTGTTTTTTTCAGTTAGTTTCATATTCAaactaaaagagaaaaaaaaaaatagaataccTGATCTCTGGAACTAGTAAGTTGATTGTGTGAGGACTCAGGGTCCATATCAGTGTAATAGGAAAGCCAACCCTGGTGCACCTTAGGATCATTCTCCACTCCGAGAATGTGAGAAGCTGAGACCAAATTGATGTTCGCGTCAACAAGCCACTCATGTACCAATGTGGTTCCTCTCCATGAAATCAAGACATCCCTCCGGCCTAGCACTTTGGTTCCTTCATCAGTTGTCACCGCAACAAAACCCAGGAAGTTTGATTTCTTGGGCGAAAGTTTCAGATGAGTTgcataaaaatattttttcaccATGTATTTGTATGGATTACCACTCTCCAAACCCACCTTTGCGAACAAATGTCCTTTTGCGTATTGCGGAAGTCTGTAGTTCTTCGACTTTGGCTCCTTCACCACGAATACCGCCGCTCCAGCCCTTTCACCATAATGAATGATAGCGCGGCGGAGATTGCTGTCGAGAGGGTCTAGTAGACCCTCCCAGTCGTTCTTGCCGCTCAGATCCCTCCAGTTTTCTGCAAAGCTAGCCATCGCCGTAAGTTTTCGTGCTCGAGTAAACAAAACTAGAAAGGACtgagtttcttgttcttcttctgagTTTCTTCTGCCATCGCCGGCTCTTGTATTTATAGTGCCCTGCATggtgctgcatgcattattttatTCTGTTACGTACTACAACGTGATGGTTAGGTTTGCATAGGTTTCATCGAATCTGAAAGGACCATACCTCGTATAATTCTTAGAG contains these protein-coding regions:
- the LOC112179573 gene encoding phospholipase A1-IIgamma; translation: MESDKSTMQGTINTRAGDGRRNSEEEQETQSFLVLFTRARKLTAMASFAENWRDLSGKNDWEGLLDPLDSNLRRAIIHYGERAGAAVFVVKEPKSKNYRLPQYAKGHLFAKVGLESGNPYKYMVKKYFYATHLKLSPKKSNFLGFVAVTTDEGTKVLGRRDVLISWRGTTLVHEWLVDANINLVSASHILGVENDPKVHQGWLSYYTDMDPESSHNQLTSSRDQALAALKEVLDEYKGEEISITVTGHSMGAALAILNASDIVHNGYNKMTDQPNKVIPVTAIVFACPRLGNQGFKIVLSGLENLHVLRVTNDQDIVPKALESVDYVHVGKELRIDTLKSPFLKVIPDTNVTEKLIHLHDLEAYLHGVAGTQGIKSSDFKLEVDRDLALVNKFIDGVKDEHNIVAQWWTEKNKSMIQMDDGSWVLDDHEEDE